From the genome of Solibacillus sp. FSL H8-0538:
TGGTATGCATTTAAGAAGACTAGTAATTTAACAGATTATATGTTAGGTGGACGCGGACTTGGTGCGACTGTAACAGCTCTTAGCGCAGGGGCCGCAGACATGTCTGGTTGGCTACTAATGGGGTTACCAGGTGCTATTTATTTATCTGGTTTAGTAGAAGTTTGGATTGCGATTGGTTTAACTATTGGTGCTTATCTAAACTGGTTATTGGTAGCGCCGCGCTTACGTGTTTATACACAAGTAACGAAAGATTCGATTACAATTCCGAGTTTCTTAGATAACCGTCTGCGTGACAATACAAAATTACTACGTATTGCATCAGGGCTTATTATTTTAGTATTCTTTACGTTCTATGTATCATCAGGTATGGTATCCGGCGGGAAGTTCTTTGAAAGTTCATTCGGCTATGATTATCATACAGGATTACTAGTTGTATCCGCTGTTGTTGTAGCTTACACATTATTTGGTGGATTCTTAGCGGTTAGTTATACAGACGTTATTCAAGGCTTAATCATGGTAATCACGTTAATCGCTGTTCCTGTATTTGGGATATTCCTAACTGGTGGTATTGGTGAAACAATCAACTCAATTAAGCAAGTAGATCCTGAGCTATTAACATTACTTCCGGCATCGGCTTCTGCTGCTGCAATTATTTCTTCCGTTGCATGGGGCTTAGGTTACTTCGGTCAACCACATATTATCGTACGTTTTATGGCGATTAGCTCTGTAAAAGAAACGAAAAGTGCACGCCGCATCGGGATTGGCTGGATGATTTTCAGCTTACTTGGTGCCATTGCGACAGCATTTGTTGGCATTGCTTACTTCCAACAGCAAGGTATCGAACTAAAAGATAGCGAAACTGTATTTATCGTACTTGGTCAAATTTTATTCCACCCGTTCATTGCAGGGATTATACTTGCAGCTATTTTAGCAGCTGTAATGAGTACGATTTCTTCACAATTAATCGTAACATCTTCAGCTTTAATTGAAGATATTTATAAAGCTTTATTCAATAAAACAGCTACAGATACGCACTATGTATTCATGGGGCGAATGTCTGTACTTGTTGTATCAATCATTGGAGCAGTTATTGCTTGGAATCCAGAAAGCTCAATTTTAGGCTTAGTTGCATTTGCATGGGCAGGATTTGGTGCTTCATTCGGTCCAATTATATTACTTTCATTATTCTGGTCTAAACTAACAAACTATGGTGCATTAGCTGGAATGGTATCCGGAGCTGTAGTTGCCTTCGTTTGGGGGAAAATGGAAAACTTAACAAGTATGCTTTATGAAATTGTACCTGGCTTCTTAGTATGTTTAGTTGTAGCAGTGATCGTCAGCCTGATCACTTATAAACCAAACAAAGAAATTGAAGAAGAATTCGCTGAAACAAAACGCATTATGAAAGAAGAACAAAACTAAATATTACAAAGGCACAACTCGACTAAAATAAGGCGAGTTGATGTCCTTACATATGTGGATAGGAAAGGTAACCTTTCTTATCTACAAACGAAAAACTCGGAGTAAGCACAGTGCTTACTCCGAGTTTTTCATTTGGAAAAATTAACGTTTATTAATTTCTTCCATAAGGATTTGGTTTGTCAGTTGAGGATTTGCTTGTCCTTTTGAAGCCTTCATAATTTGGCCAAGTAGCGCTTTAAGTGCACGCTCTTTACCATCTTTAAAGTCAGCTACTGATTTTTCGTCTGCATCAAGTACAGTCGTAACAAAACCACGAATCACTTCAGGATCAGAAATTTGAACTAAGCCTTTTTCTTTTACGATTTTCGTAGCTTCACCGCCGTTAGCCACTAACTCAGTGAAGACTTTTTTCGCGATTTTTGATGAAATCGTACCATCAGAGATTATTTTAATCATACCAGCTAAGTTTTCAGGTGTAAGTGCTGTCTCGTTTAGGTCCTTGCCTTCCGCTTTTAAGTACGCAGAAACATCTCCCATTAACCAGTTGGCAGCTAACTTCGCATCCGCACCAGCAGTTACCGTTGCATCAAAGAAATCAGATATGTCTTTACTTACAACAAGTACAGCTGCGTCATAAGGCGTTAAACCAAGTTCTGATTCATAACGCGCTCTACGTGCATCTGGAAGCTCAGGAATTTCAGCTTTTACACGCTCTAACCACGCATCATCAATTGAAAGATGTACTAAGTCTGGTTCAGGGAAGTAACGGTAATCATCCGTACCTTCTTTTACACGCATAAGAATTGTTTTACCAGTTTTCTCATCAAAACGACGAGTTTCTTGGCCAATTTCTCCACCGCTAGAAAGAACTTGTGCTTGTCGAATTTCTTCATGCTCAAGACCTTTACGAACGAATGAGAATGAGTTTAAGTTTTTCAGCTCTGCTTTTGTACCGAATTGTTCTTGACCATATGGACGTAGTGAAATGTTGGCATCACAACGTAATGAGCCTTCTTCCATACGTACATCTGAAACGCCTGAATACTGAATGATTGATTTCACTTTTTCAAGATAAGCATATGCTTCAGCAGGAGTACGGATGTCTGGCTCAGAAACGATTTCAACTAACGGTGTACCTTGACGGTTGAAGTCAACAAGTGAATAACCATCTGCGTGAGATAGTTTACCAGCATCTTCTTCCATATGAAGACGTGTAATACCGATACGTTTTGTATAGCCGTCTACTTCGATATCAACCCAGCCATTTTTACCAATTGGTTTATCAAATTGTGAAATTTGGTAAGCTTTCGGATTGTCCGGATAGAAGTAGTTTTTACGGTCGAATTTTGTTTCTTGTTCGATTTCCATGTTTAATGCAAGTGCTGCACGTATAGCGTAATCTACTACGTTTTTGTTTAACACAGGTAAAACGCCTGGGTAACCTAGGTCGATTACAGATGTGTTTGTATTTGGCTCAGCACCGAAATGGTTAGGTGATGAAGAGAAGATTTTAGAGTTTGTTTTTAACTCAACGTGTACTTCTAAACCAATAATCGTTTCAAAGTTCATATTATTTTACCTCCCAAATTTGAGGTGTTTTTGTATTGAAATCCGTTGCTTGCTCATAAGCATAAGCAGTACGGTAAATTGTTTCCTCATCGAAGTGTTTACCGATAATTTGTAAGCCTAGTGGTAGACCGTTTTCAAATCCACATGGGATCGAAATTGCAGGAACACCAGCTAAGTTGATAGGAATTGTTAAAATATCGTTTGCGTACATTGTCATTGGATCTTCTACGTTTTCACCAATTTTGAATGCTGGTGTTGGCGCAGTAGGTCCGATGATTACATCGTAGTCTTCAAATACTTTGTCGTAATCTGCTTTAATTAATGTACGTGCTTGTTGCGCTTTTTTGTAGTAAGCATCGTAAGTTCCAGCACTTAGAGAGTAAGTACCAAGCATAATACGACGTTTTACTTCATCACC
Proteins encoded in this window:
- the putP gene encoding sodium/proline symporter PutP, with translation MSDMSFQLLAIVIYMIAMLAIGWYAFKKTSNLTDYMLGGRGLGATVTALSAGAADMSGWLLMGLPGAIYLSGLVEVWIAIGLTIGAYLNWLLVAPRLRVYTQVTKDSITIPSFLDNRLRDNTKLLRIASGLIILVFFTFYVSSGMVSGGKFFESSFGYDYHTGLLVVSAVVVAYTLFGGFLAVSYTDVIQGLIMVITLIAVPVFGIFLTGGIGETINSIKQVDPELLTLLPASASAAAIISSVAWGLGYFGQPHIIVRFMAISSVKETKSARRIGIGWMIFSLLGAIATAFVGIAYFQQQGIELKDSETVFIVLGQILFHPFIAGIILAAILAAVMSTISSQLIVTSSALIEDIYKALFNKTATDTHYVFMGRMSVLVVSIIGAVIAWNPESSILGLVAFAWAGFGASFGPIILLSLFWSKLTNYGALAGMVSGAVVAFVWGKMENLTSMLYEIVPGFLVCLVVAVIVSLITYKPNKEIEEEFAETKRIMKEEQN
- the gatB gene encoding Asp-tRNA(Asn)/Glu-tRNA(Gln) amidotransferase subunit GatB, which produces MNFETIIGLEVHVELKTNSKIFSSSPNHFGAEPNTNTSVIDLGYPGVLPVLNKNVVDYAIRAALALNMEIEQETKFDRKNYFYPDNPKAYQISQFDKPIGKNGWVDIEVDGYTKRIGITRLHMEEDAGKLSHADGYSLVDFNRQGTPLVEIVSEPDIRTPAEAYAYLEKVKSIIQYSGVSDVRMEEGSLRCDANISLRPYGQEQFGTKAELKNLNSFSFVRKGLEHEEIRQAQVLSSGGEIGQETRRFDEKTGKTILMRVKEGTDDYRYFPEPDLVHLSIDDAWLERVKAEIPELPDARRARYESELGLTPYDAAVLVVSKDISDFFDATVTAGADAKLAANWLMGDVSAYLKAEGKDLNETALTPENLAGMIKIISDGTISSKIAKKVFTELVANGGEATKIVKEKGLVQISDPEVIRGFVTTVLDADEKSVADFKDGKERALKALLGQIMKASKGQANPQLTNQILMEEINKR